The Cicer arietinum cultivar CDC Frontier isolate Library 1 chromosome 1, Cicar.CDCFrontier_v2.0, whole genome shotgun sequence genome contains the following window.
TTTGATCACAAATGAACCATATTGCGGCTTTTTATTTGATTCGAATTACATAAAAAACTTGCACTATCACATTGGTTAAGACATTTGATGCCCCTTCAAATATATCTCAATGACAGTTCGGTTAAAGTTGTAAAACGACATTATTAAGGAGCATTAGATTTAGCCAAACAAGGTAGAAAACATTTGTTTTGTAATAGTCTGCCAAATAAATTAAAGATGGTGAGCCATTTTTATGGTCTATAATTTCATCCGTCCAAGTATATTTAGCACACATGATGTGTGTTTTAATTCGTTCTTGAGCAAATAATCCTAACCCAATCAAAATTATATAGAGAAGTTCCATTTTCTTGCAATAAGTTACTCAAAGTCAATAGGGTCCTCATCATCTTTGAAAGCAACCAATTGAGTGATAGTCTGGATTAGCTACTTTGTCTAAAGCATAGTTAAATCACATTGAAAACCAGGGCCATCTATTCCAATATCAGGGTGAAATCAATCGTAATTTGCAGGCAAAAAAATGTTGCAGTGGTGATTGAATAAAGTAACAATCATACCTAAAGCACGGTAACAGCTCTGAGTGCTTGTACAATTTAATGCTTGAAGTTTTCACATTCAACCTACGAGAAAATCCTCTAAGGCCTAAAAAAGTAAAACTGAAATCCATGGAAAGTATGCGCAACGAACCGCACCCAAAAACAGCAATCATCCATCTAGAATTAAAAAAGGAAACAGTTTAAGAAAGTTAAACTATACACTACCACTGCAATCAGAACCAAACAACCAACATAATTAAACCATAGTAGTGTACAATTGTAATTTATAAATTGCAAAACATATATCGATACAAAACAAAATCCATCAATGCAAAGCAAGTCCAAATGACAGAAACATTACATGGCTAGTCCCCAAGCCTAAAGCCAAAGTGCAAATGATCACGAGCCTAAACAAGAAAACAGCCATGTCAAAAGAGGTGTTGCACAAAGATTGTAGAAATGTATGAAATACTTGGGAGTGACAGCAGAAAAATAGAAGGATTCAATTTGAACACATTGATCCTTTTACACAAAAATGTTCAATTCTTACAACTTAAAATAAGGCCAGCAATTATGGCATCCAAGGTATTGCTCTACAGCTCTAGATTATATAATCAGTATCAAAAATTCTGTGATGATAACTTAGAAACTTACTAATGTTTTCTCACAGCACCATACGAAAGCAGAAAAATTTCAGAAGCCACATAACATAGAAACTTTGCATCGTAGTCACAAGTTCTATGGACAATTAAGTGTATTATAGGACAGTTAATCAATATTCTTATACTGCATGCATCTGCACTCTCATTACAATACACAACATCCAGTAAATCCATTGAGCTTTAATAGAAAACCAAAACGCATGGAGTAATCGGACAATTAGTATCTAGAAATCAATCTACAAATGATAATGTGAAAATTGATTGATTCTAATTTAGGGTCTCTTATATATTCACAGCAAAATGCTCATTGACATAATAGTGTATATGAACAATTCAAAATcccaaatgtaaaaaattactCAAACACCTTATTTAGAGCGCACCTACATAAAACTTTGCTTGAACCCTCTGTCattcatcatacatcatcatTGCAATCTGGGTGAATACAATCAATCAGTATGGTCTTCAGATGATTATCTCTAAGTGAATGTTCATTTATATAAAAGGTCTAGTTATTTTGAAATAtggaatgcacaaaataacacAATCCATATAGATCTTTTAAGATAGAGGGAGGGAGACAGATGGAGAGGTGAATTGCTCAACAGCTCAAAGTGATAGCACATTGTTAAAAGAAGTTATTGCTGACAAATTAATGTGATTGGGAAGTTCCTAAGAAATAATACCGTTGAATTGCACCATAGCCCCACATCAGTTTTTAAGAGACATGATGTTCAATATCCAattttacattcaattaataaatctcacattaaatttagaaatttatcCTCTTAGTAATCTACAGAAGACAAGTTCTCAAAACTTCAAAAcctaatatttgaaataaatccATGTCACACCATCTTTGATGCTTGATCTTCATCTAGTCTTCTCTTGCCCTACAAAGGGGAAAAAATAACATCCTTTCATTGTGAGAGCAAGAGAGAGAGcctaattgtaaaaaaaaaaaattgaaaatgtttgaACAGTAAAATTAGTTGGTCGTATGCCCCCCAGCCCCAACATTTTCATCAAAAACACAGATTTCCCTACCCATCCAGAAAAGgtaaaaatgaaaaagtaaaagaaaaaaaatcatgcCAACAAGTTTAACATTTACATCAATAACAAAAAGAGCTTACATCCTCTTTCTGTGcaacaaaagaaagaagaaacTAAGCCATCATATTAACAATGCATGGtgtatcaaaaattaattttttagggaAATCTACAAATATTAATAGAATATGTAGGGTTCACATAACATATAATCCATTGCATTTGGCTACACGTCTgatcaattaataaattatttaagttaGCAAGATGACAAACAAAAACATTTTAGCCCCTATATTCTAGACAGTAAATCTTCCATCAAATGAAGAAAGCAAAACACACGGACAATTAGATTCACCCAGTAATTTCATTTGTAACTCTCACATAAAATAGGCAATGATAGGCACACAATGATGATGCATAAATAGTTCTAATAGAAGCATAGAGAATTGAATACCTTCAGGAGTCCAACCGTAAGAGTGGCGAGAGACTGAGAGCATTGAAGTCAACAATGCGGAAGCTGTTGCAGTGTGATAAGGAAGCAACGATTCCACGCCGCAACTCATCTCCACCGGTAATCTACcacaaaattttaatcaaaatcgAGTGAACTGAAATTAGGTTATCATGTTTACTCATAACAACACGTGCGTACACACACACAAGGTTTTTGAAGTTGAAAGCTGTTACCTGGAAATGCGATTAGAAATTGAGCTTTGCTTTGGGATCTGAAACATTGATCGTGTAGGTCTAGCTCTGCCTCCGGCGGCCAGATTCGACGTACTTGCTGCGCGAGAAGCGGCGGAGCGAAGGAAACATCTGACGGCGGACATCGTGGAGGGGCGAGCACCGGAGGTTTTGGTGGGTGGGGTTTTTGTATTTCTTCATTTCCGATTTTTTTGATTCGTAGGGTTGGGACAATGGGCTATGGGCTTGAATTTTCTTACTGGACTTATGTGGGCCCAATAATATGGTAGAAATAGtccaatttgtttttttaaacagCTTGTTGGAGGATTCACAATGGAGATCTCCCATGTAAGTGCTTACATGTGTGCAATCaatatacattatttatttataatttttttttaatattagtaCTTAACGAACACTTAACTTTTCTAACTCAACAATCtatataattattacatttcaaaaattcatttattttaaaattatttattgaaagtaTGGTTGACACTAGTGtaaattgtgaaaaaaaaagtaCTAATGCCTCATTTATTGCAGCTTCTAATGGTACTACAGGTTATGTTTGAGCTGCAAATCAATCAAGTAGAAAGAGAATAATGCAATTGCTTAACAAcaattacataaatttaaagAGAAATGATGATATCTCTAGTGATTAGGTTGATCCTAATCCATAATTAGGTTTTATTTAGATGGTTGAGGTTccgtttgaattttaaaaattgaattaccaataagaaaatataattttaataattataaattatttcaaaatattttatttttatcaaattaaatataaaaaactcaaattattttatttaattttatcaagtaaattataaataacatctAAATAGAACTTTAAATTAATACTAAagttttaactatttaaaaagagAGACAGAGTGtgagaaaaaaatgtaaataaaagaaaaaaaatatgagaaaaaacAATTTCGTTTTATTtctaagtaaaaataaataaattggattCTAATAATTTAGCTCAGCTTGCACAGGATGATTACTGGTTGTGTTGGTTAACCATGCATGAGGCATGAGAGAGAGACTATTTGATTTGAAGACACACTGAAGTG
Protein-coding sequences here:
- the LOC101505154 gene encoding protein NUCLEAR FUSION DEFECTIVE 6, mitochondrial-like isoform X1, with the protein product MSAVRCFLRSAASRAASTSNLAAGGRARPTRSMFQIPKQSSISNRISRLPVEMSCGVESLLPYHTATASALLTSMLSVSRHSYGWTPEDCNDDV
- the LOC101505154 gene encoding protein NUCLEAR FUSION DEFECTIVE 6, mitochondrial-like isoform X2 translates to MSAVRCFLRSAASRAASTSNLAAGGRARPTRSMFQIPKQSSISNRISRLPVEMSCGVESLLPYHTATASALLTSMLSVSRHSYGWTPEGQEKTR
- the LOC101505154 gene encoding protein NUCLEAR FUSION DEFECTIVE 6, mitochondrial-like isoform X4, producing the protein MSAVRCFLRSAASRAASTSNLAAGGRARPTRSMFQIPKQSSISNRISRLPVEMSCGVESLLPYHTATASALLTSMLSVSRHSYGWTPEDG
- the LOC101505154 gene encoding protein NUCLEAR FUSION DEFECTIVE 6, mitochondrial-like isoform X3, which encodes MSAVRCFLRSAASRAASTSNLAAGGRARPTRSMFQIPKQSSISNRISRLPVEMSCGVESLLPYHTATASALLTSMLSVSRHSYGWTPEGS